In one Aminivibrio pyruvatiphilus genomic region, the following are encoded:
- a CDS encoding tetratricopeptide repeat protein: protein MGRAAKGVAAVLILAGILWGEPVCPASADGGGMSLREEIGARIGHINALPAGERLSPRGSEKKEALPGGKILSPQEEFFASLGLDKIALGEEDLREIEEYREAMKNAGLGPEQIEEAVKGFELAKKMSALGPAAMMKAGRGAAKKQDSKKETRETGAVGDAPLPPAAEGYNAGDEGEKARWALGLADSMAVASFYDIADAGMVRAAGLAVSAYPHPLLLNNFAGMIREVSPDDALFFYFSALSLEPRNPVILTNIAMSFLDRNDFGAARNYATQALSENPEFGPAFQVLTFCHLRDGSSVLAAETLMKSARDCFDDLSVRLFDDYLEEVGNLDVTQGEKYPLPEEHLEILYQIAKKYGDPERENGADTPGAQIRINPFPVFGSADHYLNSMDFLLGDAERRAAKLAKISAELGRLEKAVFGKRGSRGALPVMKNMRQYYAYLVLESYYHFKMRELNWKLQEEDPTDDLLKDYVDAYMTQCISFRKQEHDFHEAFLKQTKGSPKEEAEWYRKGIRFYSACLDHQKMLLDITRRYTLEYLKIPKSKYDERKTIVEEFWLKAGGLLKYMTDGNVYDLADKRREMFAVDWMDIWPTAGYPVPNAGDSVFVRAVDEAPLGMSSPFLCSISPPALQGALERMQRYQEELAKLSKGLNRLNPPPKVLPKYAFDVDPVEIERTALPMFKEAGDLPLIGFEGTLPFSDKHTAYTDGSKSTWIITGEGGARGSVYDDSSGTMTTFSAASKPGGSTSVFDVGAKLTDVKDLGDRLDKATEFVREKVFRQKGGKESEGSGPFGGPFQAADMLKKGQETIGFLQAAGNVKGAGSRMYGEYVTRDRDHRVIDHGLVYIRQVGGALPIENSPELGREVMVMKSRITGVSTKQEFTQYKFKFATVRTR from the coding sequence GAGGAGATAGGGGCGCGGATCGGCCATATTAACGCCCTTCCCGCCGGAGAGCGTCTCAGCCCGAGGGGATCGGAAAAAAAGGAAGCGCTGCCTGGAGGGAAAATCCTGTCTCCCCAGGAAGAGTTTTTCGCCTCCCTGGGACTCGACAAGATTGCCCTCGGCGAGGAGGACCTCCGGGAGATCGAAGAATACCGGGAGGCCATGAAGAATGCGGGGCTCGGCCCGGAGCAGATCGAGGAGGCCGTGAAGGGGTTCGAGCTGGCGAAGAAGATGAGTGCTCTGGGGCCTGCGGCCATGATGAAAGCCGGCAGGGGTGCCGCGAAGAAGCAGGATTCGAAGAAGGAAACCCGGGAAACGGGCGCTGTGGGCGACGCACCGCTGCCGCCGGCGGCGGAAGGATACAACGCCGGGGACGAAGGGGAAAAAGCCCGGTGGGCCCTCGGTCTGGCGGATTCCATGGCCGTGGCCTCCTTCTACGACATCGCCGACGCGGGCATGGTGAGGGCGGCAGGGCTTGCCGTCTCCGCCTACCCCCACCCCCTGCTCCTGAACAACTTCGCCGGGATGATTCGGGAGGTTTCACCCGATGACGCCCTCTTCTTCTACTTTTCCGCCCTCTCCCTGGAACCCCGGAACCCTGTCATATTGACCAACATCGCCATGTCCTTCCTTGACCGGAACGACTTCGGTGCGGCCCGGAACTACGCAACCCAGGCCCTCTCCGAAAATCCAGAGTTTGGCCCCGCCTTCCAGGTACTCACTTTCTGCCATCTTCGGGACGGCAGCAGCGTCCTTGCCGCCGAGACGCTCATGAAGTCGGCGAGGGACTGTTTCGACGACCTGTCCGTGCGCCTCTTCGACGATTACCTGGAGGAAGTGGGCAACCTTGATGTGACCCAGGGGGAGAAATACCCCCTGCCGGAAGAGCATCTGGAGATCCTGTACCAGATCGCGAAGAAGTACGGCGACCCTGAGCGGGAGAACGGCGCCGACACGCCGGGAGCCCAGATCCGGATCAACCCCTTCCCTGTCTTCGGGAGCGCCGACCACTACCTGAATTCCATGGATTTTCTCTTGGGGGATGCGGAAAGGAGAGCGGCGAAACTCGCGAAGATCTCCGCTGAGCTGGGCCGGCTCGAAAAGGCCGTCTTCGGCAAGCGGGGAAGCCGGGGAGCCCTGCCGGTGATGAAGAACATGCGCCAGTACTACGCATACCTGGTTCTGGAATCGTACTACCACTTCAAAATGAGGGAGCTCAACTGGAAGCTCCAGGAGGAGGACCCCACGGACGACCTTCTGAAAGACTATGTGGATGCCTACATGACCCAGTGCATTTCTTTCAGAAAACAGGAGCACGATTTTCACGAAGCCTTTCTGAAGCAGACCAAGGGAAGCCCGAAGGAGGAGGCGGAATGGTACCGGAAGGGAATCCGCTTCTACTCGGCATGCCTCGACCACCAGAAGATGCTGCTGGACATCACCCGCCGGTATACCCTGGAGTACCTGAAAATCCCCAAGAGCAAGTATGACGAACGGAAAACTATCGTAGAGGAGTTCTGGCTGAAGGCGGGCGGCCTGCTGAAATACATGACGGACGGGAATGTATATGACCTCGCGGACAAGAGGCGGGAAATGTTTGCCGTGGACTGGATGGACATCTGGCCCACAGCGGGGTACCCTGTCCCCAACGCGGGAGATTCCGTTTTCGTCAGGGCTGTGGACGAAGCTCCCCTGGGCATGTCCTCGCCTTTCCTGTGCTCTATCTCCCCACCGGCCCTCCAGGGAGCCCTGGAGAGGATGCAGCGGTACCAGGAAGAACTGGCGAAACTGAGCAAAGGTCTCAACAGGCTGAACCCGCCCCCGAAGGTCCTGCCGAAATACGCCTTCGACGTCGACCCGGTGGAGATCGAACGAACGGCCCTCCCCATGTTCAAGGAAGCGGGGGATTTGCCCCTTATCGGTTTCGAGGGGACACTCCCCTTCTCGGACAAGCACACGGCCTACACCGACGGGTCGAAGAGCACCTGGATCATCACGGGTGAAGGAGGCGCGAGGGGGTCGGTCTACGACGACAGTTCCGGGACCATGACCACCTTCAGTGCCGCGTCGAAGCCTGGCGGGTCGACGTCGGTCTTCGACGTGGGGGCGAAGCTGACGGACGTGAAGGATCTGGGGGACCGGCTGGACAAGGCCACTGAGTTTGTCCGGGAAAAGGTGTTCAGGCAGAAGGGAGGAAAGGAGAGCGAAGGGTCCGGTCCCTTCGGGGGGCCCTTTCAGGCTGCGGACATGCTGAAGAAGGGGCAGGAGACCATCGGTTTCCTCCAGGCGGCGGGAAACGTCAAGGGTGCCGGTTCGAGGATGTATGGTGAATACGTCACCCGGGACAGGGATCATAGGGTGATCGACCACGGCCTGGTCTACATCCGCCAGGTGGGTGGGGCTCTGCCCATTGAAAACTCCCCGGAGCTGGGGAGGGAGGTTATGGTGATGAAGTCCCGTATCACGGGGGTCTCCACGAAGCAGGAGTTCACCCAGTACAAGTTCAAATTCGCCACGGTCAGGACACGGTAA
- a CDS encoding choice-of-anchor Q domain-containing protein — translation MTQNGAGTKHGGDWDNAMGESEFVQTLALPHPALTEYWIAKGTYRPTADPNNRDATFILKNGVALYGGFAGNENLRKERDWNANPTILSGEIQAGINSYHVVFAEMGTDGTAVMDGFVITGGNADGGALQDTHGGGMINFGDPRIANCTFLGNRARLGGGLFNQGSASVVTGCTFLQNTATEDGGGMYNTAGNLSIAGCTFFGNVAYSLGGGMKNRGSNPVVESSTFRQNMAHFGGGGMSNEECGAVTVNCTFYNNRAGVIGGGMHSRDGSPRLTNCTFYKNTSDLVGGDLGNLGTSSPKIKNTIFWGASIGVIHNHPTASPVLSFCVVQGGYAGGTSIITADPKLADLADNGGRTFTCALLAGSSAIDAGTSDGAPAQDQRGTARPQGSGVDIGAYESSFSAPPAPLSSSGGGCSAAGGSMPLGLLLLLPLLLLRRP, via the coding sequence GTGACCCAGAACGGCGCCGGAACGAAGCACGGAGGCGATTGGGACAACGCCATGGGAGAGAGCGAGTTCGTCCAGACTTTGGCGCTCCCTCATCCTGCCCTGACTGAATACTGGATCGCCAAGGGGACGTACCGGCCCACCGCGGATCCGAACAACAGGGATGCCACGTTCATCCTGAAGAACGGGGTGGCCCTGTACGGCGGCTTCGCAGGAAACGAGAACCTGAGGAAGGAGCGGGACTGGAACGCCAACCCCACCATTCTTTCCGGGGAGATCCAGGCTGGCATCAACAGCTATCACGTGGTGTTCGCCGAGATGGGCACGGACGGGACGGCCGTCATGGACGGCTTTGTGATTACGGGAGGCAACGCCGACGGAGGAGCCCTCCAGGATACCCACGGAGGCGGGATGATCAATTTCGGCGACCCCAGGATCGCCAACTGCACCTTCCTGGGGAACCGGGCCCGGCTGGGGGGAGGGCTGTTCAACCAGGGCAGCGCTTCCGTTGTGACGGGATGCACCTTTCTTCAGAACACGGCCACGGAAGACGGCGGCGGCATGTACAACACCGCCGGAAATCTTTCCATAGCAGGATGTACCTTTTTCGGCAACGTGGCCTATTCCCTGGGCGGAGGAATGAAGAACCGGGGGAGCAATCCCGTAGTGGAGTCCTCCACGTTCAGGCAGAACATGGCCCACTTCGGGGGCGGCGGCATGAGCAACGAGGAGTGCGGCGCCGTGACGGTGAACTGCACATTCTACAACAACCGGGCGGGAGTGATCGGCGGGGGAATGCACTCCCGGGACGGTTCTCCCCGGCTGACAAACTGCACCTTCTACAAAAACACGTCGGACCTCGTCGGCGGGGACCTCGGCAACCTCGGGACGAGCAGCCCCAAAATAAAGAACACCATCTTCTGGGGCGCCTCCATCGGGGTCATCCACAATCACCCCACGGCATCGCCCGTGCTCTCTTTCTGCGTCGTGCAGGGAGGGTATGCCGGAGGAACCTCCATCATAACGGCGGACCCGAAGCTTGCCGACCTTGCCGACAACGGGGGCCGGACCTTCACCTGCGCCCTTCTCGCCGGCAGTTCGGCCATAGACGCAGGCACCTCCGATGGCGCTCCAGCCCAGGACCAGCGGGGAACGGCCCGCCCCCAGGGGTCGGGAGTCGACATCGGGGCCTACGAATCCTCCTTTTCGGCCCCCCCGGCACCTCTTTCGTCCTCGGGGGGCGGATGCTCGGCTGCCGGGGGCTCCATGCCGCTCGGCCTTCTGCTGTTGCTGCCGCTCCTGCTTCTGAGACGTCCATAG